The Syntrophomonadaceae bacterium genome contains a region encoding:
- the hflC gene encoding protease modulator HflC translates to MSKTKKTIASLVVALIFLLVIAISFTFTVDEREHVIILQFGEYIRTIKEPGLYLRIPFIQVVERMEARVMIGDAPPTEFISLDKERLVIDAYTRWRIVNPRLFFTTVRNEYGAEPRINSVAISKLRELIASYNLWDIIGTKREPIMQTVGSHVNEVALKEFGIEVIDVRMKRVDLPEGVQEAVFARMRAERERIAKEHRAKGEEAAMQIRAEADRQVTVLLAEAEKQNRILRGEGEARAAAIYAAAFNQHTEFYSFLRSLRAYEQFLKENSTLILGTDTELFRYLENIRAR, encoded by the coding sequence ATGAGTAAGACCAAAAAGACGATTGCTTCCCTTGTAGTTGCCCTGATCTTCCTGCTGGTTATTGCCATTTCCTTTACCTTTACAGTGGATGAAAGAGAACATGTGATTATCCTGCAATTTGGAGAATATATCAGGACCATAAAGGAGCCGGGCCTTTATCTGCGCATTCCTTTTATCCAGGTAGTGGAGAGGATGGAGGCCAGGGTAATGATTGGCGATGCCCCGCCAACCGAGTTTATCTCCCTTGACAAAGAAAGGCTTGTAATAGATGCCTATACCCGCTGGAGAATCGTCAACCCGCGCCTGTTTTTCACAACTGTTCGGAACGAATATGGCGCTGAGCCAAGAATAAACAGTGTAGCTATATCAAAGTTAAGAGAATTGATCGCCAGTTATAACCTTTGGGATATCATCGGGACCAAAAGAGAACCTATCATGCAGACTGTAGGCTCGCATGTCAATGAGGTCGCTTTAAAAGAGTTTGGCATTGAGGTAATCGATGTCCGCATGAAACGGGTGGATTTGCCCGAAGGAGTTCAGGAAGCCGTTTTTGCCCGCATGCGAGCCGAACGCGAAAGGATTGCCAAGGAGCATCGCGCTAAGGGAGAAGAAGCTGCCATGCAAATCAGGGCCGAAGCTGACCGGCAGGTAACGGTGCTTCTGGCCGAGGCTGAAAAGCAAAACAGGATTCTGCGGGGCGAAGGAGAAGCAAGAGCAGCTGCCATATATGCGGCAGCCTTTAATCAACATACCGAATTTTATAGCTTTTTAAGATCATTGCGAGCCTATGAACAATTCCTTAAAGAGAACTCTACCCTAATACTAGGAACTGATACTGAGCTGTTCAGATATCTTGAGAATATACGGGCAAGATAG